From a single Candidatus Defluviilinea gracilis genomic region:
- the uvrA gene encoding excinuclease ABC subunit UvrA, producing MSSNTIRVVGARVHNLKNITVEIPRDKFVVITGLSGSGKSSLAFDTIFAEGQRRYVESLSAYARQFIGQMDKPDVDYIEGLSPAVSIDQKSTSHNPRSTVGTVTEIYDYMRLLFARAGIPHCPFCGRVVVKQSAQEIVDRIQQLDDGMRILILSPLVRARKGTYQAVFEEIRKAGFTRARVDGTVHSLDDEIELDRYKQHTIEAVVDRLVISRGESKEDKKAALTRLTDSVETALKFGEGYLTVNLVDKKEDIQFSEHLACPEHGTVIQEVEPRTFSFNTPQGACPDCQGLGSKLEIAPDRIIPDRDLSLNDGAIASMEWSGPKVEGGFYWQSLINAAKAYKIDLDTPVKELSKEQLKIVLYGTGEKQISMTYQSANGNEFKFSRAFEGVITNLERRYRETNSEYIREKISEFMSDRPCPTCKGKRLNTGALAVTVDNVNIIEATSWAVSQTLEWVKKLMGKNSSLTSKQKAIAERVLKEIHERLNFLVNVGLDYLTLNRSAVTLSGGEAQRIRLATQVGSRLVGVLYVLDEPSIGLHPRDNSRLLETLKGLRDLGNTVLVVEHDDETIREADWIIDLGPAAGEHGGEVIAKGTPKQILAHPKSLTGQYLSGRKQIEVPKKRREGNGKILKIINASANNLKKIDVAIPLGKLVCITGVSGSGKSTLMTEILYNALASKLMGARTQAGEHDKIEGVEHLDKIINIDQSPIGRTPRSNPGTYTGLFDEIRKLFAELPESKVRGYKPGRFSFNVHGGRCEACQGQGELRIEMQFLPDVYVPCDVCHGKRFNRETLQVLFREQYSISDVLDMTVDHALEEFKNYPPMLSKLKLLQEVGLGYVRVGQPATTLSGGEAQRVKLSKELSRRATGRTLYVLDEPSVGLHAADVHKLIEVLQRLVDSGNSVLIIEHNLDIIKVADWLIDLGPEGGDRGGELIAEGAPDQVMKTKGSYTGKYLREHMGK from the coding sequence ATGTCGTCCAATACCATCCGCGTGGTTGGGGCGCGCGTTCACAACCTAAAAAATATCACTGTTGAAATCCCGCGCGATAAATTCGTCGTGATCACCGGGTTGTCGGGGTCGGGGAAATCGTCCCTGGCATTCGATACGATCTTCGCCGAGGGGCAACGCCGCTATGTTGAATCGCTTTCGGCGTACGCGCGGCAGTTTATCGGGCAGATGGATAAGCCCGATGTGGACTACATCGAGGGACTCTCCCCCGCTGTTTCGATCGACCAGAAATCCACCAGCCACAACCCGCGTTCGACCGTTGGGACCGTCACTGAAATTTACGATTACATGCGTTTGTTGTTCGCGCGCGCCGGCATACCGCATTGTCCATTTTGCGGGCGGGTTGTCGTCAAACAATCGGCGCAGGAAATTGTAGACCGCATCCAACAACTCGACGATGGGATGCGCATTTTAATCCTCTCGCCGCTGGTACGCGCCCGCAAAGGAACGTATCAAGCCGTGTTTGAGGAGATTCGCAAGGCGGGTTTTACGCGCGCCCGCGTGGATGGAACGGTGCATTCCTTGGACGATGAGATCGAACTGGACCGCTACAAACAACACACGATCGAAGCGGTTGTTGACCGCCTCGTCATTTCACGAGGGGAATCAAAGGAAGATAAAAAAGCCGCGCTCACCCGCCTGACCGACTCGGTGGAAACCGCGCTGAAATTCGGCGAGGGCTATCTCACGGTCAATCTCGTGGACAAAAAAGAGGATATTCAATTCTCAGAGCATCTGGCTTGCCCAGAGCATGGCACGGTGATCCAGGAAGTGGAACCGCGCACATTTTCGTTCAACACGCCTCAAGGCGCGTGCCCAGATTGCCAGGGGCTTGGCTCCAAATTGGAAATCGCCCCAGACCGCATCATCCCAGACCGCGACCTGTCGCTCAACGACGGAGCCATCGCCAGCATGGAATGGAGCGGACCGAAGGTGGAAGGCGGTTTCTATTGGCAAAGCCTGATCAACGCGGCGAAGGCATATAAAATTGATTTGGATACGCCGGTAAAAGAATTATCAAAGGAACAACTCAAAATCGTTCTGTACGGCACCGGCGAAAAACAAATCTCCATGACGTATCAAAGCGCCAACGGGAATGAGTTCAAATTCTCGCGCGCATTTGAAGGCGTAATCACAAATCTGGAACGCCGCTACAGAGAGACCAACTCTGAATACATCCGCGAGAAGATCTCCGAGTTCATGTCGGACCGCCCATGCCCGACCTGCAAGGGAAAGCGGCTCAACACCGGCGCGCTGGCAGTGACGGTGGACAACGTGAACATCATCGAAGCCACCTCCTGGGCGGTGTCGCAAACGTTGGAATGGGTGAAAAAATTAATGGGCAAGAACTCGTCACTCACCTCAAAACAAAAAGCGATCGCCGAACGCGTTCTCAAGGAGATCCATGAGCGCTTGAACTTTCTTGTCAACGTGGGGCTGGATTACCTGACCCTGAACCGTTCCGCGGTCACTCTTTCCGGCGGCGAGGCGCAACGGATCAGGCTGGCAACGCAAGTCGGGTCGAGACTCGTTGGCGTTTTATATGTGTTGGACGAGCCTTCGATCGGGTTGCATCCGCGCGACAATTCACGGTTACTTGAAACGCTCAAAGGCTTGCGCGATTTAGGCAACACTGTGCTGGTTGTGGAACACGATGACGAAACGATCCGCGAGGCAGATTGGATCATCGATCTCGGTCCTGCCGCGGGAGAGCATGGCGGGGAAGTCATTGCCAAGGGAACGCCGAAGCAGATCCTGGCGCACCCCAAGTCGCTGACGGGGCAATATCTCTCAGGGCGGAAGCAGATCGAGGTCCCGAAAAAGAGACGCGAGGGGAACGGTAAAATCCTGAAGATCATTAACGCGTCCGCGAACAACTTGAAAAAGATCGACGTTGCGATTCCGCTCGGGAAGTTGGTTTGTATCACCGGCGTAAGCGGGTCGGGCAAATCCACGTTGATGACAGAGATCCTCTACAACGCGCTGGCGTCGAAATTGATGGGAGCGCGCACTCAAGCGGGCGAGCACGACAAAATCGAAGGCGTGGAACACCTCGACAAGATCATCAACATCGACCAATCGCCGATCGGGCGCACGCCACGCTCGAACCCCGGCACGTATACCGGCTTGTTCGACGAGATCCGCAAGTTGTTTGCCGAGTTGCCCGAAAGCAAAGTGCGCGGATATAAACCCGGTCGTTTTTCATTCAACGTGCACGGCGGACGATGCGAAGCCTGTCAGGGACAGGGCGAACTGCGTATCGAAATGCAATTTTTGCCCGATGTATATGTGCCATGCGATGTGTGTCATGGCAAGCGCTTCAACCGCGAAACATTGCAAGTCTTGTTCCGCGAGCAGTATTCGATCTCGGATGTGTTGGACATGACGGTGGATCACGCGCTCGAGGAATTCAAGAACTATCCGCCGATGTTGAGCAAATTGAAACTGCTTCAAGAGGTTGGCTTGGGGTACGTGCGCGTTGGGCAACCCGCCACAACGCTTTCGGGCGGCGAGGCGCAACGTGTGAAGTTATCGAAAGAATTATCGCGTCGCGCAACGGGGCGCACGCTCTACGTGCTGGACGAACCCTCCGTTGGTTTGCACGCCGCAGATGTGCACAAATTGATCGAGGTGTTGCAGAGGCTGGTCGACTCTGGCAATTCGGTGCTCATCATCGAACACAATCTCGATATCATCAAAGTGGCAGACTGGTTGATCGACTTGGGACCCGAGGGCGGCGACCGCGGCGGCGAACTCATCGCCGAGGGCGCGCCGGATCAAGTCATGAAAACCAAAGGGTCGTATACCGGCAAATATTTGCGGGAACACATGGGGAAGTAG
- the rpsT gene encoding 30S ribosomal protein S20, with the protein MANIQSQIKRNRQNEKRRLRNRNVRGSARTAVNQARASFAKNAPETKETVLQAIRELDKSAGKGVIHANKAARLKSRLMKRLNALGGTTEKASK; encoded by the coding sequence TTGGCTAACATTCAATCTCAGATCAAACGGAATCGCCAGAACGAGAAGCGCCGTTTGCGTAACCGTAACGTCCGCGGCTCGGCTCGCACAGCCGTGAATCAGGCTCGCGCCTCATTCGCAAAGAACGCACCCGAAACCAAAGAAACTGTCCTGCAAGCCATCCGCGAGTTGGACAAATCCGCGGGCAAGGGCGTTATCCACGCGAACAAAGCCGCGCGTCTCAAGAGCCGTTTGATGAAACGTCTCAACGCATTGGGCGGAACAACGGAAAAGGCTTCGAAGTAA
- a CDS encoding sigma-70 family RNA polymerase sigma factor: protein MAELDFNEDDTLTRASTGDRDAFGRLYEQYVDRIFNYVYYRTGNLHDAEDLTARVFQRAMNHIKNYTDRGVPFSAWLYRIAHNLVANWHRDRSRRQEIPLDELPILPTKGDHPERNLVRSQEQGALLRLIRRLPPERQTLLILKFVENMSNAEIGEIMGRSEGAVKSLYHRTLLSLRDQLGDQNINLEGE, encoded by the coding sequence TTGGCGGAGCTTGACTTCAACGAAGATGATACCCTGACCCGCGCCTCAACCGGCGACCGTGACGCATTTGGTCGCCTGTATGAGCAATACGTGGATCGCATCTTCAATTATGTATATTACCGGACCGGTAATCTCCACGACGCGGAGGATCTGACAGCCCGTGTGTTTCAGCGGGCAATGAATCACATCAAAAATTACACGGATCGCGGCGTCCCTTTTTCGGCATGGTTATATCGGATCGCCCATAATCTGGTTGCGAACTGGCATCGTGACCGCAGCCGGCGGCAGGAAATTCCACTGGATGAACTGCCCATCCTGCCCACAAAAGGCGACCACCCGGAACGTAACCTCGTCCGCTCGCAGGAGCAAGGCGCGCTTCTTCGTCTCATCCGACGCCTGCCGCCCGAGCGTCAGACCCTCCTCATCCTCAAGTTTGTTGAGAACATGTCGAATGCGGAGATCGGTGAGATCATGGGACGAAGCGAAGGCGCGGTCAAAAGTTTATATCATCGCACCCTGCTGTCGCTCCGCGATCAGTTGGGAGACCAAAATATCAATTTGGAAGGAGAGTAA
- the argS gene encoding arginine--tRNA ligase, whose protein sequence is MFEKEQGLIEEKIKAYCDAHGIALAPLKWTAIPFAGEWGIATSFFQTAADEARSSVRPAVQLRDEQRKPVPARAQEMAEQVKTSIGSVEGVSRVDAVKGYLNVYYKTSEYAHRVVDEVLASRADFGRGAPKGERVMVEYAQPNTLHSFHIGHARNTVLGETLARLTEFAGFETIRASYPGDLGLGVITVMWMYEKFYKGQEPQGVHERGQWMLKLYVEANALLEKKENETPEKTAQREAYEAERREMYRAYDAGDPSVRELWRVTREWALEELRDVLRILDVKMDVWFYESEVDEPSKAIVEELIQKGIADDERPEGGAVIVKIDEKLGLTKEKYRTNVILRRDGTTLYLTKDLALAKVKFETYHVDRSIYVVDVRQSLHLQQAFAILKLWGFPQADKCYHLGYGFVSLPEGAMSSRRGRVVLFKEVYDEAIKRVLAVESERSGNIPEGERVKIAEQIGLGALVYSMLAVDNNKDIVFDINEALSFDGRTGPYIQNAHVRANSILRKSQVEGQKSGDLGPLTFDYELTKHEIELIEQISQFPAKVQQAANEYRPLVMAQYAYDLANAFHSFYHAVPVLQTEDENMRNARLGLVAAAKQTIANALRLLDIQAPDVM, encoded by the coding sequence ATGTTTGAAAAAGAACAAGGACTCATCGAAGAAAAAATCAAAGCGTATTGCGACGCGCATGGGATCGCGCTTGCGCCGTTGAAGTGGACGGCGATTCCGTTCGCGGGCGAATGGGGAATCGCCACGTCATTTTTTCAGACGGCGGCAGATGAAGCGCGTTCTTCCGTTCGTCCCGCAGTTCAACTGCGGGACGAACAAAGAAAACCCGTCCCGGCGAGAGCGCAGGAGATGGCGGAACAGGTCAAAACGTCGATCGGAAGCGTGGAGGGAGTCAGTCGCGTGGATGCGGTGAAGGGCTATCTCAACGTCTATTACAAAACATCCGAATACGCTCATCGTGTGGTGGATGAAGTTCTCGCTTCTCGCGCGGACTTTGGGCGGGGCGCGCCAAAGGGCGAGCGAGTCATGGTGGAGTATGCCCAGCCGAACACACTCCATTCTTTTCATATCGGTCATGCGCGCAATACGGTTTTAGGTGAAACGCTCGCAAGGCTGACAGAGTTCGCTGGCTTTGAAACGATTCGCGCTTCATATCCCGGCGACTTGGGACTCGGCGTGATCACCGTGATGTGGATGTACGAAAAGTTTTACAAGGGACAGGAACCGCAGGGCGTGCATGAACGCGGTCAATGGATGTTGAAGCTGTACGTGGAAGCGAATGCGCTGTTGGAAAAGAAAGAAAATGAAACGCCTGAAAAGACCGCGCAACGCGAGGCATACGAAGCCGAACGCCGCGAGATGTATCGCGCATACGATGCGGGCGATCCATCTGTGCGCGAACTGTGGCGCGTGACGCGCGAATGGGCGCTGGAAGAATTGCGCGACGTTCTGCGAATCCTCGATGTAAAGATGGACGTTTGGTTCTATGAATCGGAAGTGGATGAGCCGTCGAAGGCAATCGTCGAAGAGTTGATCCAAAAAGGCATCGCGGATGATGAACGTCCGGAAGGCGGCGCGGTGATCGTGAAGATTGACGAGAAACTCGGGCTGACGAAAGAAAAGTATCGCACGAACGTAATCCTTCGGCGCGACGGCACAACGTTGTATTTGACAAAAGACCTCGCGCTGGCGAAGGTCAAGTTCGAGACGTATCACGTTGACCGCTCGATCTATGTGGTGGACGTGAGACAATCGCTTCACTTACAACAAGCGTTTGCGATTCTCAAGTTGTGGGGCTTCCCGCAAGCGGACAAGTGCTATCACCTCGGCTACGGGTTTGTGAGTCTGCCCGAAGGCGCCATGTCTTCGCGGCGCGGACGGGTGGTGCTGTTCAAAGAAGTATACGATGAAGCCATCAAGCGCGTGCTGGCAGTGGAATCGGAACGAAGCGGAAATATCCCCGAGGGCGAACGCGTGAAGATTGCCGAACAGATCGGTCTCGGCGCGTTGGTCTATTCGATGCTGGCAGTGGACAACAACAAAGACATCGTGTTCGACATCAACGAGGCGCTCTCGTTCGACGGGCGGACGGGTCCATACATTCAGAACGCGCATGTGAGGGCGAACAGCATTCTCAGGAAGTCGCAAGTCGAAGGTCAAAAGTCAGGCGACCTTGGACCTTTGACCTTCGACTATGAATTGACAAAGCATGAGATCGAGTTGATCGAGCAGATTTCGCAATTCCCCGCCAAGGTGCAACAAGCCGCAAATGAATATCGTCCGCTGGTGATGGCGCAGTACGCGTACGATCTGGCAAATGCGTTCCATTCGTTCTATCATGCGGTGCCAGTGTTGCAAACGGAAGATGAAAATATGAGGAATGCCCGGCTGGGGCTCGTCGCCGCGGCGAAACAAACAATCGCGAACGCGCTGAGACTGCTCGACATCCAAGCGCCCGATGTGATGTAA
- a CDS encoding LysM peptidoglycan-binding domain-containing protein — protein MLNRPSSGNTSDVLNSFRKKRQQRDLLIRYGSIGLVALGLIVLIIWLTSGSNAPLSGLFATDTPTPTLTFTPTNTSTPTITATVTETATITFTPTPSEPFPYTVVEGDSLAVIVDKFGLGETGIKLILYLNPFNPETGLGVDPTTHIVYPGLVLRLPYPGMPLPTTTPIPADLKPGTEISYVVELGDTLAGIAAKFNSTEEEIIETNKIENANSLFAGQLLVVPINLITATPTLPSTSTPITPTVPGQPTATVTRPAGVSVTGTPIVQGQCSFTESASFVSEVGNLVNTERTANGLPALSVNQKLAAAAKAHAVDMICNEYFSHSGLNGSTPEMRVKAQGYTATFVFEHLFALAPANGGTPLAAFNWWINDPEQRAQLLSTNVTELGVAYVSSPDSLLGGYFVLVTAKP, from the coding sequence ATGCTCAACCGACCTTCCTCTGGCAACACTTCGGACGTGCTCAACTCCTTTCGCAAGAAGCGCCAACAACGCGATCTATTGATACGATACGGATCCATCGGATTGGTGGCGCTGGGATTGATCGTGCTCATCATTTGGCTGACAAGCGGATCGAACGCCCCGCTCAGCGGGTTGTTCGCAACGGATACTCCAACCCCTACGTTGACCTTCACCCCGACCAATACATCCACCCCGACGATCACCGCCACCGTCACCGAAACTGCAACAATCACATTCACGCCTACGCCTTCTGAACCTTTTCCGTACACGGTCGTAGAAGGCGACTCGCTGGCTGTCATCGTGGATAAATTTGGGCTGGGCGAAACCGGCATCAAGTTGATCCTCTATTTGAACCCGTTCAACCCTGAAACCGGCTTGGGCGTAGACCCCACGACTCACATCGTATATCCCGGACTTGTGTTGCGATTGCCTTATCCCGGTATGCCTCTGCCTACCACTACTCCGATTCCAGCGGATCTCAAGCCCGGGACCGAGATCAGTTACGTGGTCGAATTAGGAGATACGCTTGCCGGCATTGCCGCAAAGTTTAATAGCACAGAAGAAGAGATCATCGAAACAAACAAGATCGAAAACGCCAACTCCCTTTTCGCGGGACAGTTGCTTGTGGTTCCGATCAACCTGATCACTGCCACACCGACATTACCTTCAACAAGCACCCCCATTACCCCAACTGTTCCCGGTCAGCCGACAGCGACCGTAACACGACCCGCTGGCGTTTCGGTCACCGGCACGCCAATCGTGCAGGGACAGTGCTCGTTTACCGAAAGCGCTTCGTTCGTGAGTGAAGTGGGAAACCTCGTCAACACCGAACGCACCGCCAACGGGCTACCTGCCCTGAGTGTGAATCAGAAATTGGCTGCCGCCGCGAAAGCCCACGCTGTGGATATGATCTGCAATGAGTATTTCAGCCACAGCGGTTTGAACGGCTCCACGCCGGAGATGCGCGTCAAAGCGCAGGGATATACCGCCACGTTCGTTTTCGAACATCTATTTGCCCTCGCCCCCGCCAACGGAGGCACCCCGCTTGCCGCGTTCAATTGGTGGATCAACGATCCTGAACAGCGCGCGCAACTCCTAAGCACAAATGTCACCGAACTAGGTGTTGCATACGTGTCTTCTCCAGATAGCCTGCTCGGCGGGTACTTCGTGCTAGTCACCGCCAAGCCATAG
- a CDS encoding DegV family protein, translating into MLRIVTDGAGDIIPSWGKEYGIEVIPVNILFGEKSYLQGVELDNEGFYKLVEESRRIPKTSQPSPHQFVEFYRRIAQKGDTILSIHITAKLSGTYASCIAAAEEVKDEFKVIPIDSALGSLGIGILCREARKMERAGKSIEEIVKYVEDVKKRSRVILTLDTLEYAKMSGRVKTLQAALASVLNVKPIAVLRDGDLKMEERVRTRKAALDRVVEMAKNEYGNQSVILAVVHARDPKSGEGLLEEAKKHFNYTEALMGELGISIAANLGPGTVGLIIIPAA; encoded by the coding sequence ATGTTGCGGATCGTGACCGACGGCGCGGGTGATATCATCCCCTCCTGGGGAAAAGAGTATGGCATCGAAGTAATCCCGGTAAATATTTTGTTCGGTGAAAAATCCTATCTTCAAGGGGTGGAGTTGGATAACGAAGGTTTTTATAAATTAGTTGAGGAGAGCCGAAGAATTCCAAAAACCTCCCAACCTTCCCCGCATCAATTTGTTGAGTTCTATCGGCGCATCGCGCAAAAAGGCGATACGATCCTTTCGATCCACATCACGGCAAAACTTTCAGGCACATACGCTTCCTGTATCGCCGCCGCCGAAGAAGTGAAGGACGAGTTCAAGGTGATCCCCATCGACTCGGCGCTTGGATCGCTGGGCATCGGCATCCTCTGCCGCGAAGCGCGGAAGATGGAACGCGCAGGCAAAAGTATCGAAGAGATCGTGAAATACGTTGAGGATGTGAAGAAACGCTCGCGTGTCATCCTCACCCTCGACACGCTGGAATACGCCAAAATGTCGGGACGCGTGAAGACATTGCAGGCGGCGTTGGCGTCTGTATTGAACGTCAAACCAATTGCGGTGTTGCGCGATGGCGACCTGAAAATGGAAGAACGCGTGCGCACCCGCAAAGCCGCTCTCGATCGTGTGGTTGAAATGGCGAAAAACGAATATGGCAATCAATCGGTCATTCTCGCCGTTGTGCACGCGCGCGACCCCAAATCGGGCGAAGGGTTGCTGGAAGAAGCGAAGAAGCATTTCAACTACACCGAAGCGCTGATGGGTGAGTTGGGTATTTCAATTGCCGCCAACCTCGGGCCGGGCACCGTCGGTTTGATTATCATTCCCGCCGCCTAA